Below is a window of Halolamina sp. CBA1230 DNA.
TCGCCGACGTTGTAGAACGCCCCGGGCTCACCCTCCTCGGCGACGATCCGGAGCGCGCTGGCGACGTCCTCGACGTACGCGCGGTGCCAGAGGTTCTGCCCGTCGCCGGGGACGACCACGCGGTCGTAGTTCGCGACGCGGTCGAGCCAGTAGTCCATCCGTTCGGTGTAGTCGTGGGGGCCGTAGACGATGCAGGGCCGGACCGACATCGCGTTCACGCCCTCGTTCGCCGCTTCGACGATCTCCCGGTCGCCCTCGGCCTTGCGGTTGCCGTAGGTCTCCCCGGAGTCGTCGACGGCCTGCTCCGCCGTACAGGGGCGCATCGGCGTCTCGCCCTCGCGTTTGGGGATCTCCTCCTCGCCGTAGGCGTCGCCCGAGGAGATGTACACGTAGCCGTCGACGTCGGAGAACAGATCGGTCGCGATATCCACGTCGGCGGGGTAGTAGGCGACGCAGTCGATCACGATATCGGGCTGGACCGACAGTTTCGCGGCCTTGAGGTCGGTCTCGTCCCGGCGGTCACCCTCGACGTGGTCGACAGCCCCGCGGTCCGCGAAGGGGTTGTCGTGGTTCCCACGGTTGAAGATCGTGACGTGGTAGTCGTGGTCGAGCAGTTCCTCGACGGTGTGGCGGCCGACGAACCGGGTGCCGCCGACGACGAGCGCGGTATCGGGCATGGCTGGGCGTTTGCGGGAGGACGGGAAAGCGTCCCGGATTCGGCGGATCGACCCCCGTTCGCGCCGACAGCCCGGCCGCCGTCTTGAAACCATATGCGAACCAACCACACGGTCATGACGATGGACACCTACACGCTCGTCGTCCGCGAGACGAGCACTCACGAGGGCGTGGACGTGGACGTGATCGGCGAGGACGGGCTGATCGAAACCACCACACAGCTCACCTACAGCGACTACAACGTCGCCCCCGAGCGCGACGACGACCGGCCCGACCGGATCGAGGAGGAGTTCACCGTCGACGCCAGCAGCATCGACCTCCAACTCGAACGCGACGGGCGGACGTTCGCATTCCAGGCGATCGCCGACGGCGAGGTGGCTGCCCGCATCGAAGTCGCGGATTCGGACTGGGATCTCCGCGACTGATCGTCGCCGGCCCGAGCGCTCAGACCCCTTGCCCCATCAGGTGGCTCCGGAGCACGTCCGGCGCCTTCGTCGCGGCCTCGGTGTTCAGGACGACCACCCCGTCGTCCTCGCCCAGCGCCCCGTCCTCGGCGAGCGACCACAGCCCCGCTGCCGCGATGCCGCCGGCGAGGCCGACCTCCACCGTCTCCGTCGACGCCACAGCGACCGCGCTCTCCAGCGCCTCGTCGTCCTCGACGGTCAACGCGTCGCCGTCGACCTCGTCCAGCGCCGCCAGCGCGAGGTCGCCGCCCGACGGGTCCGCGACCTCGAGCTCGCCAACGATGGTGTCCGGCGTCTCCCACGGCTCAGTCGAGATCGTTCCATCGTCCCACGCGGCCGCGATCGGGGCGCAGCCGGCCGCCTGCACCGCGTAGACGGTCGGCAGGTCGTCGATCAGTCCCAGTTCCCGGCACTCCTGCAGGCCGTCGACGACGCCGACGATCAGCTCGCCCGTGCCGGCGGGGAGGACGATCGCGTCCGGAATCTGCCAGTCCCGATCCGCGAGCAGTTCGTAGGCGACCGTTTTCAGGCCGTCGTGGCGGAACGGCGACGCGAACGCGCCTAGGTCGACGTAGTCGGCCTGAAGTTCCTCCTCGAGCGCGTCGACGGCGTCGCCCAGCCGCCCGGGGACGACCTTCAT
It encodes the following:
- a CDS encoding NAD-dependent epimerase/dehydratase family protein, coding for MPDTALVVGGTRFVGRHTVEELLDHDYHVTIFNRGNHDNPFADRGAVDHVEGDRRDETDLKAAKLSVQPDIVIDCVAYYPADVDIATDLFSDVDGYVYISSGDAYGEEEIPKREGETPMRPCTAEQAVDDSGETYGNRKAEGDREIVEAANEGVNAMSVRPCIVYGPHDYTERMDYWLDRVANYDRVVVPGDGQNLWHRAYVEDVASALRIVAEEGEPGAFYNVGDWTAVTLEEMLELIADAMDTEIEVVHAGERELAAAGLSPDDFVLYRDYPHLLATGKLADLGWESTPLDEAMARTVEEHRESERDGSEYDPGRGNEETVLGVLDTL
- a CDS encoding pyridoxal-phosphate dependent enzyme; translated protein: MFSDAFVGLACTDCGASLTVDDADPEAIAGAGPCPDCGAPRVPKYDLDRVDPEQVRAGPRAWDRDAVLPFPAADALSAAEGGTPSVDAPRIADELDLGGVEIKDEARNPTGSVLDRGLSAAVTAADAAGADLVACASPGNAGQSMAAYAGRVDLRSYAFVPTRSPFSNKAMVNVHGGEMKVVPGRLGDAVDALEEELQADYVDLGAFASPFRHDGLKTVAYELLADRDWQIPDAIVLPAGTGELIVGVVDGLQECRELGLIDDLPTVYAVQAAGCAPIAAAWDDGTISTEPWETPDTIVGELEVADPSGGDLALAALDEVDGDALTVEDDEALESAVAVASTETVEVGLAGGIAAAGLWSLAEDGALGEDDGVVVLNTEAATKAPDVLRSHLMGQGV